A genome region from Variovorax paradoxus includes the following:
- a CDS encoding MFS transporter yields MSSIQHTHERLPASLILLLAASAGFGVAALYYSQPMLGVLGPDIGASARAVGFVPTLTQLGYALGILLLAPLGDRFDRRRIILVKAAALVLALLGAAFSPSVGPLLAASLVIGLAATMAQDVVPAAATLAPEAHRGRIVGTVMTGLLLGILLSRVLSGFVAEHFGWRTMFMVAAASIAFIGVAVARGLPHLRPTTQLGYGALLGSLGRLWQRHGALRRATIAQALLSVGFSAFWSTLAVMLHGAPFHLGSAAAGAFGLAGAAGALAAPLAGRLADRRGPELVIRMGAALVVVSFAAMLFAPLMAPAARLGLIVASAIGFDFGLQAALIAHQTVVYGIDPGARSRLNAVFFTGVFVGMATGSALGALVLAQWGWSAVALLAAVSGLGALAVRMWPAAAGKPAAACGSAA; encoded by the coding sequence ATGTCTTCCATTCAACATACGCATGAGCGCCTGCCGGCCTCTCTGATCCTGCTGCTGGCCGCCAGCGCCGGCTTCGGGGTTGCGGCGCTCTACTACAGCCAGCCTATGCTCGGCGTGCTCGGTCCGGACATCGGCGCTTCGGCGCGTGCGGTCGGCTTCGTGCCCACGCTCACGCAACTGGGCTACGCGCTCGGCATCCTGCTGCTGGCACCGCTGGGCGACCGCTTCGACCGGCGCCGCATCATCCTCGTGAAGGCTGCGGCGCTGGTGCTGGCGCTGCTCGGCGCGGCGTTCTCGCCGTCGGTCGGGCCGCTGCTGGCGGCCAGCCTCGTCATCGGCCTCGCGGCCACCATGGCGCAGGACGTGGTGCCCGCCGCCGCCACGCTGGCGCCCGAGGCGCACCGCGGCAGGATCGTCGGCACCGTGATGACCGGCCTGCTGCTGGGCATCCTGCTGTCGCGCGTGCTCAGCGGCTTCGTGGCCGAGCACTTCGGCTGGCGCACCATGTTCATGGTCGCTGCCGCCAGCATCGCGTTCATCGGCGTCGCCGTGGCGCGCGGTCTGCCGCACCTGCGCCCGACCACGCAACTGGGCTACGGCGCGCTGCTGGGTTCGCTCGGCAGGCTCTGGCAGCGCCATGGCGCGCTGCGCCGCGCGACCATTGCGCAGGCCTTGCTGTCGGTGGGCTTCAGCGCCTTCTGGTCGACGCTCGCCGTGATGCTGCACGGTGCGCCGTTCCACCTCGGGAGCGCCGCGGCGGGCGCGTTCGGCCTGGCCGGTGCGGCGGGTGCGCTGGCCGCGCCGCTGGCCGGGCGCCTGGCCGACCGCCGCGGCCCGGAACTGGTGATCCGCATGGGCGCCGCGCTGGTCGTGGTGTCGTTCGCGGCCATGCTGTTCGCGCCGCTGATGGCGCCCGCTGCACGGCTCGGGCTGATCGTGGCCAGTGCCATCGGCTTCGACTTCGGCCTGCAGGCCGCGCTGATCGCGCACCAGACCGTGGTCTACGGCATCGACCCCGGTGCGCGCAGCCGGCTCAATGCGGTGTTCTTCACCGGCGTGTTCGTCGGCATGGCCACGGGCTCCGCGCTCGGCGCCCTGGTGCTGGCCCAGTGGGGATGGTCGGCGGTGGCCCTGCTGGCCGCGGTGTCGGGGCTCGGCGCATTGGCGGTGCGCATGTGGCCTGCGGCGGCCGGCAAGCCCGCTGCGGCCTGCGGTTCAGCGGCCTGA
- a CDS encoding class I SAM-dependent methyltransferase: MTTNTTPSSLPTALDHLIARSVERAGGWIGFDRFMALALYAPGLGYYANTSAKFGHMPSSGSDFVTAPELTPMFGRTLAVQVAEALEKTGTATVWEFGAGSGALAVQLLHALDEMGRADVRYRIVDLSGTLRERQQQALVRYADRVEWLNELPEAMEGVVVGNEVLDAMPVQLLARVGGQWFERGVARNAAGDGWAWADRETALRPPVEVPGEHDYLTEIHPQARAFIATLADRLKRGAAFFIDYGFPEAEYYHAQRHMGTVMCHRAHQADGDPLSDVGYKDITAHVDFTGIALAGQDAGFAVLGYTSQARFLLNCGLLACMEAGSVAERGMAARLVHEHEMGELFKVLGFAVEEGWDAVGFGEGDRSHTL; encoded by the coding sequence GTGACGACAAACACGACCCCCAGCAGTTTACCCACCGCCCTCGATCACCTCATTGCGCGCTCCGTCGAGCGCGCGGGCGGCTGGATCGGTTTCGACCGCTTCATGGCGCTCGCCCTTTATGCACCGGGGCTCGGCTACTACGCCAACACCTCGGCCAAGTTCGGCCACATGCCTTCGTCGGGCAGCGACTTTGTCACCGCCCCTGAACTGACGCCCATGTTCGGCCGCACGCTCGCCGTCCAGGTGGCCGAGGCGCTGGAGAAGACGGGCACCGCCACGGTGTGGGAATTCGGTGCCGGTTCCGGCGCACTGGCCGTGCAGCTGCTGCACGCGCTCGACGAGATGGGGCGCGCCGACGTGCGCTACCGCATCGTCGACCTGTCGGGCACCCTGCGCGAGCGCCAGCAGCAGGCGCTGGTCCGCTATGCGGACCGCGTCGAGTGGCTCAACGAACTGCCCGAGGCGATGGAAGGTGTTGTGGTCGGCAACGAGGTGCTCGATGCGATGCCGGTGCAGCTGCTGGCGCGCGTCGGCGGGCAATGGTTCGAGCGCGGCGTGGCGCGCAATGCCGCCGGCGACGGCTGGGCATGGGCCGACCGCGAGACCGCGCTGCGCCCGCCGGTCGAAGTGCCGGGCGAGCACGACTACCTCACCGAGATCCACCCGCAGGCCCGGGCGTTCATCGCGACGCTGGCGGACCGGCTGAAGAGGGGCGCGGCCTTCTTCATCGACTACGGCTTTCCCGAGGCCGAGTACTACCACGCGCAGCGGCACATGGGCACGGTGATGTGCCACCGGGCACACCAGGCCGATGGCGATCCGCTGTCCGATGTCGGCTACAAGGACATCACTGCGCATGTCGACTTCACGGGGATTGCGCTTGCGGGGCAGGACGCGGGGTTTGCGGTGCTCGGGTATACGAGCCAGGCCAGGTTTCTGCTGAACTGCGGGCTGCTGGCTTGCATGGAAGCGGGGTCGGTTGCCGAGCGGGGGATGGCTGCTCGGCTTGTTCATGAGCATGAGATGGGGGAGTTGTTCAAGGTTTTGGGGTTTGCTGTGGAGGAGGGGTGGGATGCTGTTGGGTTTGGGGAAGGGGATCGGAGTCATACGCTGTGA
- a CDS encoding CAP domain-containing protein, with amino-acid sequence MQTNSGKSFARGILCIAAGLLLAACGGGGNSDSPGFSAAPAAAVPADQAAPAPAPATADAPAEPAAAAAAEEQASGPAPDPFQQEALDAHNAARAAEGQGLAPLKWSPSLQADTQAWAEQCKFDHWAPKGQGQNLYMTSRPTASPANAVKAWMDEKADYTYGATGGSCAPGKACGHYTQVIWDTTTEVGCAAKTCANITEDGKDIGPGTVLACNYTPPGNVVGRAPYPAQ; translated from the coding sequence ATGCAAACAAATTCAGGGAAATCATTCGCGCGCGGCATCCTGTGCATCGCCGCGGGCTTGCTGCTCGCAGCCTGCGGCGGAGGCGGCAATTCGGATTCGCCGGGCTTTTCGGCCGCACCCGCGGCAGCGGTGCCTGCAGACCAGGCGGCCCCGGCGCCCGCACCGGCAACAGCGGACGCTCCGGCGGAGCCCGCTGCCGCGGCTGCGGCAGAAGAGCAGGCATCCGGCCCCGCGCCGGACCCCTTCCAGCAAGAAGCGCTCGACGCCCACAACGCAGCACGCGCCGCAGAGGGCCAGGGCCTCGCGCCGCTGAAATGGTCGCCCAGCCTGCAGGCCGACACCCAGGCATGGGCCGAGCAGTGCAAGTTCGACCATTGGGCGCCGAAGGGACAGGGCCAGAACCTCTACATGACCTCGCGACCGACCGCGAGTCCCGCGAACGCGGTGAAGGCCTGGATGGACGAAAAGGCCGACTACACCTACGGCGCGACCGGCGGCAGCTGCGCGCCCGGCAAGGCCTGCGGCCACTACACGCAGGTCATCTGGGACACCACCACCGAAGTGGGATGCGCGGCCAAGACCTGCGCGAACATCACCGAGGACGGCAAGGACATCGGCCCCGGTACCGTGCTCGCGTGCAACTACACCCCGCCCGGCAACGTTGTCGGGCGTGCGCCCTATCCGGCGCAGTGA
- the ttcA gene encoding tRNA 2-thiocytidine(32) synthetase TtcA, which translates to MNAVWIDEAPAAADATANSLKIERETHKLEKRLCRQVGQAIVDYNMIEEGDKVMVCVSGGKDSYALLDILLKLKARAPIHFDIVAVNLDQKQPGFPEEVLPKYLSDLGVDFHIENQDTYSIVKRVIPEGKTTCGLCSRLRRGILYRVADELGATKVALGHHRDDMLQTFFLNMFFAAKLKSMPPKLVSDDGKHIVIRPLAYVAEKDTVRWAQHREFPIIPCTLCGSQENLQRKQVGEMLREWDRKYPGRIENMFNAMQNVVPSHLLDGTLHDFKGLKATGVADENGDKAFDTPSYDLLSQAPAALRIVQG; encoded by the coding sequence ATGAACGCCGTCTGGATCGACGAGGCGCCCGCCGCCGCCGACGCCACTGCCAATTCCCTGAAGATCGAGCGCGAAACGCACAAGCTCGAAAAGCGCCTGTGCCGCCAGGTCGGGCAGGCCATCGTCGACTACAACATGATCGAGGAAGGCGACAAGGTCATGGTGTGCGTCTCGGGCGGAAAGGACAGCTACGCGCTGCTCGACATCCTGCTCAAGCTGAAGGCGCGCGCGCCCATCCACTTCGACATCGTGGCGGTCAACCTCGACCAGAAGCAGCCCGGCTTTCCCGAGGAGGTGCTGCCGAAGTACCTGAGCGACCTGGGCGTCGACTTCCACATCGAGAACCAGGACACGTACAGCATCGTCAAGCGCGTGATTCCCGAGGGCAAGACCACCTGCGGCCTGTGCAGCCGGCTGCGCCGCGGCATCCTGTACCGCGTGGCGGACGAGCTGGGCGCCACCAAGGTCGCGCTGGGCCACCACCGCGACGACATGCTGCAGACCTTCTTCCTGAACATGTTCTTCGCCGCCAAGCTGAAGAGCATGCCGCCCAAGCTGGTGAGCGACGACGGAAAGCACATCGTGATCCGCCCGCTGGCCTACGTGGCCGAGAAGGACACCGTGCGCTGGGCCCAGCACCGCGAGTTCCCGATCATTCCGTGCACGCTGTGCGGCAGCCAGGAGAACCTGCAGCGCAAGCAGGTCGGCGAAATGCTGCGCGAGTGGGACAGGAAGTACCCCGGGCGCATCGAGAACATGTTCAACGCGATGCAGAACGTGGTGCCTTCGCACCTGCTTGACGGAACGCTGCACGACTTCAAGGGTCTCAAGGCGACGGGCGTGGCGGACGAGAACGGCGACAAGGCCTTCGATACGCCCTCCTACGACCTGCTCTCCCAGGCACCCGCGGCCCTGCGAATCGTCCAGGGTTGA
- a CDS encoding LysR family transcriptional regulator, which translates to MAASIPASTDRIELMQTFVRIVEAGSLSAAAAQMGTTQPTVSRRLQALERSLGVRLLQRSTHAMKLTEDGERCFDRAKELILNWSAFEAELRGAGDQPEGRLRVVAPHAFGQQLLVGPLAAYLQRHPQVTVEWLLHDGPHDQTPDFIADGVDCAIRVGAVDDPAVVAIRLWEVPRIAVCAPSLLEGLAPPSHPRELEALPWLAARNFYRTEVVMRHESTGEMHRVPIRPRMMTDSLYALRSAAVLGVGAAASSAWMLTDEIAAGRLVHLVPQWRAMPAPVYLAYPYARFYPAKLRLFVEAMRTAFPSAQPAPPGADGT; encoded by the coding sequence ATGGCCGCCTCGATCCCCGCTTCCACCGACCGCATCGAGCTGATGCAGACCTTCGTGCGCATCGTCGAGGCCGGCAGCCTGTCTGCCGCAGCGGCGCAGATGGGCACCACCCAGCCGACCGTGAGCCGGCGGCTGCAGGCGCTGGAGCGTTCGCTGGGCGTGCGGTTGCTGCAGCGCTCCACCCACGCAATGAAGCTCACCGAGGACGGCGAGCGCTGTTTCGACCGTGCCAAGGAACTGATACTGAACTGGAGCGCATTCGAGGCCGAGCTGCGCGGCGCCGGCGACCAGCCCGAAGGCCGGCTGCGCGTGGTGGCGCCGCACGCCTTCGGGCAGCAGTTGCTGGTCGGCCCGCTGGCCGCGTACCTGCAGCGCCATCCGCAGGTCACGGTCGAATGGCTGCTGCACGACGGACCGCACGACCAGACGCCCGACTTCATCGCCGACGGCGTGGACTGCGCGATCCGCGTCGGCGCCGTGGACGACCCCGCCGTGGTGGCGATCCGCCTGTGGGAGGTGCCGCGCATCGCTGTGTGCGCGCCTTCTCTGCTCGAGGGCCTGGCGCCGCCTTCGCACCCGCGCGAGCTCGAGGCGCTGCCGTGGCTGGCGGCGCGCAACTTCTACCGGACCGAAGTCGTGATGCGCCACGAGTCCACCGGCGAGATGCACCGCGTGCCCATCCGCCCGCGCATGATGACCGACAGCCTCTACGCGCTGCGCAGCGCGGCGGTGCTGGGCGTGGGCGCGGCCGCGTCATCGGCCTGGATGCTGACCGACGAGATCGCCGCCGGCCGGCTGGTGCACCTTGTGCCGCAATGGCGCGCGATGCCTGCGCCGGTGTACCTGGCGTACCCCTACGCGCGCTTCTATCCGGCGAAACTCCGGCTGTTCGTGGAGGCGATGCGCACGGCGTTTCCCTCTGCGCAGCCTGCCCCGCCCGGCGCCGATGGCACGTGA
- a CDS encoding efflux RND transporter permease subunit, with amino-acid sequence MNISELCIRRPAMTVLLSAAVVVVGIFAYFSIPVAALPSYNTPVINVNAQLPGASPDTMASSVALPLEKQFSTIPGLQTISSVNTQGVTSLTLEFVSSRDIDAAAVDVQAALLRAQRQLPQELTQLPSYRKVNPADAPVLFIALISPSMNPSELNDYAENLISPTLSTIDGVAQVGVYGRKAFAVRIKANADLLNARNITLDELAKAVNSANANTPVGVLDGPRQTLTIQANRQLLKAADFARLIVGQRNGSPVRLDEVATIEDSFESVKTASSFNGQDSISLAVQRQPNANTVQVVDAVRALIPRFKAELPQSVEIQMVNDRSLSIREAVHDVQLTLLGTIALVVLVIFLFLHRLVATLIPAATIPISLIGAVALLYAFGYSLDNVSLLGITLAVGLVVDDAIVVLENIMRYVEKGMEPMAAALRGAREVGFTIISISISLVAVFIPIFFMPGVIGLLFHEFAVVVALAVLVSAIVSLTLVPMLASRLLRHVPRKEGAAGHANDHEEEHPEPGTAIGRAFERGYRGVHATYMRTLDWTLVHRKVMLLAAALTFVVTGWLFATIPKGFFPEEDIGQIQITTEAAEDISFTAMKALQDRVAAALKDDPSVDYVSSFVGVGGPTATQNSGRLFAVLKARSERPQMAKVLESLRQRFREIPGIAVYMQPVQNLRLGGRQSKARFQYTLQSVNAGEMVPWATKLMERMRADPDFRDVTSDSQNRGLQATLDIDRDKAGVLGVAVGDLRLALYNAYGDRQIGSIYAASNTYQVILSAADSDRQFEDDVSRLSVRSNTGRLVPLSAFSTINRTVGPTSVNHQGQLQAVTVSFNLGPDVPLGNATAKIDRFKDELKMPQSIITTYGGDAAVFQSSQSSQAVLLVLAVLVIYVLLGVLYESYIHPITILAGLPSAAVGALLSLKLFGFDLTLIATIGILLLIGIVKKNAIMMIDFALEAQRTEGMKPVDAIREACRLRFRPILMTTLAALMGALPLALGLGAGAELRQPLGVAVVGGLIFSQVITLYITPAIYLALDRYSGTGPMVELPGEAKAQAEAAGGHTASHA; translated from the coding sequence ATGAACATCTCGGAACTCTGCATCCGCCGCCCCGCCATGACGGTGCTGCTGTCCGCGGCCGTGGTGGTCGTCGGCATCTTCGCGTACTTCAGCATCCCCGTCGCCGCACTGCCCAGCTACAACACGCCGGTCATCAACGTCAACGCGCAGCTGCCGGGCGCCAGTCCGGACACCATGGCGAGCTCGGTGGCGCTGCCGCTCGAGAAGCAGTTCTCGACCATCCCGGGCCTGCAGACCATCAGCTCGGTGAACACGCAGGGCGTGACCTCGCTCACGCTGGAGTTCGTCAGCAGCCGCGACATCGACGCCGCCGCGGTCGACGTGCAGGCCGCGCTGCTGCGTGCGCAGCGGCAGCTGCCGCAGGAGCTCACGCAGCTGCCCTCGTACCGCAAGGTGAACCCGGCCGACGCGCCGGTGCTGTTCATCGCGCTGATCTCGCCGTCGATGAACCCGTCCGAGCTCAACGACTACGCCGAAAACCTCATCTCGCCCACGCTGTCGACCATCGATGGCGTGGCGCAGGTGGGCGTGTACGGGCGCAAGGCCTTCGCGGTGCGCATCAAGGCCAATGCCGACCTGCTGAACGCGCGCAACATCACGCTCGACGAGCTCGCCAAGGCGGTGAACTCGGCCAACGCGAACACGCCGGTCGGCGTGCTCGACGGCCCCCGCCAGACGCTCACCATCCAGGCCAACCGGCAGCTGCTGAAGGCGGCCGACTTCGCCAGGCTGATCGTCGGCCAGCGCAACGGCTCGCCGGTGCGCCTGGACGAGGTCGCCACCATCGAGGACAGCTTCGAGTCGGTGAAGACCGCCAGCAGCTTCAACGGGCAGGATTCCATTTCGCTGGCCGTGCAGCGTCAGCCCAATGCCAACACGGTGCAGGTGGTGGACGCGGTGCGCGCGCTCATCCCGCGTTTCAAGGCCGAGCTGCCCCAGTCGGTCGAGATCCAGATGGTGAACGACCGCTCGCTGTCGATCCGCGAGGCGGTGCACGACGTGCAGCTCACGCTGCTGGGCACCATCGCGCTGGTGGTGCTGGTGATCTTCCTGTTCCTGCACCGGCTGGTGGCCACGCTGATTCCGGCGGCCACCATTCCCATCTCGCTGATCGGCGCGGTGGCACTGCTCTACGCCTTCGGCTACAGCCTGGACAACGTCTCGCTGCTGGGCATCACGCTGGCCGTGGGCCTGGTGGTGGACGACGCCATCGTGGTGCTCGAAAACATCATGCGCTACGTCGAGAAAGGCATGGAGCCGATGGCCGCCGCGCTGCGCGGCGCGCGCGAGGTGGGCTTCACCATCATCTCGATCTCGATCTCGCTGGTGGCCGTGTTCATCCCGATCTTCTTCATGCCGGGCGTGATCGGCCTGCTGTTCCACGAGTTCGCGGTGGTGGTGGCGCTGGCCGTGCTGGTGTCGGCCATCGTCTCGCTCACGCTGGTGCCGATGCTCGCGAGCCGGCTGCTCAGGCACGTGCCGCGCAAGGAAGGCGCGGCCGGCCACGCGAACGACCACGAAGAGGAACACCCCGAGCCGGGCACCGCCATCGGCCGTGCCTTCGAGCGGGGCTACCGTGGCGTGCACGCCACCTACATGCGCACGCTCGACTGGACGCTGGTGCACCGCAAGGTGATGCTGCTGGCGGCGGCGCTCACGTTCGTGGTCACCGGCTGGCTGTTCGCGACCATCCCGAAGGGCTTCTTCCCCGAGGAGGACATCGGGCAGATCCAGATCACCACCGAGGCCGCCGAGGACATCTCGTTCACCGCCATGAAGGCGCTGCAGGACCGCGTGGCCGCTGCGCTCAAGGATGACCCGAGCGTCGACTACGTGAGCTCGTTCGTCGGCGTGGGCGGCCCGACCGCCACGCAGAACTCGGGCCGGCTGTTCGCCGTGCTCAAGGCGCGCAGCGAGCGTCCGCAGATGGCGAAGGTGCTCGAGTCGCTGCGCCAGCGCTTCCGCGAGATCCCGGGCATCGCGGTGTACATGCAGCCGGTGCAGAACCTGCGGCTCGGCGGCCGGCAGAGCAAGGCGCGTTTCCAGTACACGCTGCAGAGCGTGAACGCGGGCGAGATGGTGCCGTGGGCCACGAAGCTCATGGAGCGCATGCGCGCCGACCCCGACTTCCGCGACGTCACGAGCGACTCGCAGAACCGCGGCCTGCAGGCCACGCTCGACATCGACCGCGACAAGGCCGGCGTGCTCGGCGTGGCGGTCGGCGACCTGCGCCTGGCCCTCTACAACGCATACGGCGACCGGCAGATCGGCAGCATCTACGCGGCCAGCAACACCTACCAGGTGATCCTGTCGGCCGCCGACAGCGACCGCCAGTTCGAGGACGACGTCTCGCGCCTGTCCGTGCGCAGCAACACCGGCAGGCTGGTGCCGCTGTCGGCCTTCTCCACCATCAATCGCACCGTGGGGCCGACTTCGGTCAACCACCAGGGGCAGCTGCAGGCGGTGACGGTGTCGTTCAACCTCGGACCCGACGTGCCGCTGGGCAACGCCACCGCGAAGATCGACCGCTTCAAGGACGAGCTGAAGATGCCGCAGTCGATCATCACCACCTACGGCGGCGATGCGGCGGTGTTCCAGAGTTCGCAGTCGAGCCAGGCGGTGCTGCTGGTGCTGGCGGTGCTCGTGATCTACGTGCTGCTGGGCGTGCTCTACGAGAGCTACATCCACCCCATCACCATCCTGGCCGGCCTGCCGTCGGCGGCGGTGGGTGCGCTGCTGTCGCTGAAGCTGTTCGGCTTCGACCTGACGCTGATCGCCACCATCGGCATCCTGCTGCTGATCGGCATCGTGAAGAAGAACGCGATCATGATGATCGACTTCGCCCTGGAGGCGCAGCGCACCGAGGGCATGAAGCCGGTCGATGCGATCCGCGAGGCCTGCAGGCTGCGGTTCCGCCCGATCCTGATGACCACGCTGGCCGCGCTGATGGGCGCGCTGCCGCTCGCGCTGGGCCTGGGCGCCGGTGCCGAGCTGCGGCAGCCGCTGGGCGTGGCGGTGGTGGGCGGGCTGATCTTCTCGCAGGTGATCACGCTGTACATCACGCCGGCGATCTACCTGGCGCTGGACCGCTACAGCGGGACGGGGCCGATGGTGGAGCTGCCGGGCGAGGCGAAGGCGCAAGCCGAGGCCGCCGGCGGGCACACGGCTTCACACGCCTAG
- a CDS encoding SDR family oxidoreductase yields the protein MSTPTPSPAPRTVLVTGAGRRLGREIALALAAGGWQVAVHYRHSRAEAEQTVADCTALSGDSALFAADLEDEAATRALLPRVVARFRSVDAVVHSAALFEHDEAATFSYALMERHARSNTGAAILLAQALHAHVSARDAQGAVVHLLDQKLWNPNPDFLSYTLSKAALEAATPMLALALAPRVRVVGVAPGLTLASHMLDDDKFAQLHKLSPLGRSSTPGDVTATVKFALENSSITGTTLLVDGGQHLMKFERDFSLM from the coding sequence ATGAGCACCCCAACTCCCTCCCCCGCACCCCGGACCGTTCTCGTCACGGGCGCAGGCCGCAGGCTGGGCCGCGAGATCGCGCTGGCACTGGCGGCAGGCGGCTGGCAGGTGGCGGTGCACTACCGCCATTCGCGCGCGGAGGCCGAGCAGACGGTGGCCGACTGCACCGCGCTCTCGGGCGACTCGGCGCTCTTCGCCGCCGACCTCGAGGACGAAGCCGCCACGCGCGCGCTGCTGCCGCGCGTGGTCGCACGCTTTCGCAGCGTCGACGCCGTGGTGCACAGCGCCGCACTGTTCGAGCACGACGAGGCCGCCACCTTCAGCTATGCGCTCATGGAACGCCACGCGCGCAGCAACACCGGCGCGGCCATCCTGCTGGCGCAGGCGCTGCACGCGCACGTCTCTGCGCGCGACGCGCAGGGCGCGGTGGTGCACCTGCTCGACCAGAAGCTCTGGAACCCGAACCCCGACTTCCTGAGCTACACGCTGTCCAAGGCGGCACTCGAAGCCGCCACGCCGATGCTGGCACTGGCGCTCGCGCCGCGCGTGCGGGTGGTGGGCGTGGCGCCGGGCCTCACGCTGGCGAGCCACATGCTGGACGACGACAAGTTCGCGCAGTTGCACAAGCTGTCGCCGCTGGGCCGCTCGTCCACGCCAGGCGACGTGACGGCCACGGTGAAGTTCGCGCTGGAAAACAGCTCGATCACCGGCACCACGCTGCTGGTGGACGGCGGCCAGCACCTGATGAAATTCGAGCGCGATTTCTCGCTCATGTGA
- a CDS encoding histidine phosphatase family protein — MEEATRLIAVRHGETAWNVDTRIQGQLDIGLNATGLWQAQRAGGALADEPVGVVYASDLSRAWQTAEEIARPHGLAVQPEPRLRERAFGTFEGMSFAEIEAKLPEQARRWRERDPEFEPEGGESLLAFRDRVTGVAAELAARHPGELVVLVAHGGVMDVLYRAATRQELQAPRTWQLGNAAINRMLWTPGGFSLVGWSDIAHLARDTLDETTT, encoded by the coding sequence ATGGAAGAAGCCACCCGCCTGATCGCCGTTCGCCACGGCGAAACCGCCTGGAACGTCGACACCCGCATCCAGGGCCAGCTCGACATCGGGCTCAACGCCACCGGGCTCTGGCAGGCGCAGCGCGCAGGCGGCGCGCTGGCGGACGAGCCGGTCGGCGTCGTCTATGCGAGCGACCTGTCGCGCGCCTGGCAGACCGCCGAGGAAATCGCCCGCCCCCACGGCCTGGCCGTGCAGCCCGAGCCCCGCCTGCGCGAGCGCGCCTTCGGCACCTTCGAAGGCATGAGCTTCGCCGAGATCGAGGCGAAACTGCCGGAGCAGGCCCGGCGCTGGCGCGAGCGCGACCCCGAATTCGAACCCGAGGGCGGCGAGAGCCTGCTCGCGTTCCGCGACCGTGTAACCGGTGTGGCCGCCGAACTGGCGGCGCGCCATCCGGGCGAGCTGGTGGTGCTGGTGGCGCACGGCGGCGTGATGGACGTGCTGTACCGCGCCGCCACCCGCCAGGAGCTGCAGGCGCCGCGCACCTGGCAACTGGGCAACGCGGCCATCAACCGCATGCTGTGGACACCCGGCGGCTTCAGCCTCGTGGGCTGGAGCGACATCGCCCACCTGGCGCGCGACACGCTCGACGAAACGACGACCTGA
- a CDS encoding DUF4136 domain-containing protein: MQRALPALFLIASLTGCATSWVVDSDVKSFASPGAIAPGATYRFDRLPSQQADGARQESLEAMAGAALDKAGLRRDDARAQYTAQIGARVTAGLSPWADPWLYNGPWGYRYGGYGYYGRRWYGGGWYGGPVFAPPANPWYEREVSVVLREAGSNKVVYETRARNDGPYSSSAAILPVMFQAALQGFPNPPPGERRVNIELAPATAKK; this comes from the coding sequence ATGCAACGTGCGCTACCCGCTCTATTTCTGATAGCAAGCCTGACAGGCTGCGCCACCTCCTGGGTGGTCGACAGCGACGTGAAGAGCTTCGCCTCGCCCGGCGCCATCGCACCCGGCGCCACCTACCGCTTCGACCGCCTGCCCTCGCAGCAGGCCGACGGCGCGCGGCAGGAGTCGCTCGAAGCCATGGCCGGCGCGGCACTCGACAAGGCCGGCCTGCGCCGCGACGACGCCAGGGCCCAGTACACCGCGCAGATCGGCGCGCGCGTCACGGCCGGGCTCTCGCCCTGGGCCGACCCGTGGCTCTACAACGGCCCCTGGGGTTACCGCTATGGCGGCTACGGCTACTACGGCCGGCGCTGGTACGGCGGCGGCTGGTACGGCGGCCCGGTGTTCGCGCCGCCGGCCAATCCCTGGTACGAACGCGAGGTGAGCGTGGTGCTGCGCGAGGCGGGCAGCAACAAAGTGGTCTACGAGACGCGGGCGCGCAACGACGGTCCCTATAGCTCGAGCGCCGCGATCCTGCCGGTGATGTTCCAGGCTGCGCTGCAGGGCTTTCCGAATCCGCCGCCGGGCGAGCGGCGGGTCAACATCGAGCTGGCGCCGGCCACGGCCAAAAAGTAG
- a CDS encoding dihydroneopterin aldolase, with product MSTPTPIAIQGRQTLTLQGLRFDANLGILEQEKTAPQPILVDAELNLGPQPLLPQDDDIFHVLDYRKVRRIIIDECTAEHVNLLESLIGKLVQRLLQLPGVLGVRVKIAKLEIFDDCEVAIRMEAGEW from the coding sequence ATGTCCACCCCCACGCCCATCGCCATCCAGGGCCGCCAGACCCTCACCCTCCAGGGACTGCGCTTCGACGCCAACCTCGGCATCCTCGAACAGGAAAAGACGGCCCCGCAGCCGATCCTGGTCGACGCCGAGCTCAACCTCGGCCCGCAGCCGCTGCTGCCGCAGGACGACGACATCTTCCACGTGCTCGACTACCGCAAGGTGCGCCGCATCATCATCGACGAGTGCACCGCCGAGCATGTGAACCTGCTCGAGAGCCTGATCGGCAAGCTGGTGCAGCGCCTCTTGCAGTTGCCCGGCGTGCTGGGCGTGCGCGTGAAGATCGCCAAGCTCGAGATCTTCGACGACTGCGAGGTGGCGATCCGCATGGAAGCCGGCGAATGGTGA